A genomic stretch from Empedobacter stercoris includes:
- the lnu(H) gene encoding lincosamide nucleotidyltransferase Lnu(H) yields MTQLQMIDKTKYIAQQDENVSAVFMYGSFTKNEGDKYSDIEFYIFLKNKENFSTEKWVNQIHPLALYFTNEYGSEVAIFENMVRGEFHFLKTEEIEIIKSWDGIVEFSDFDQMNLTDKDGLLTKTLNQIKTKSPERITNENILWLSQSLLNVVLTTSNLIKREEFAHAHHSLSNVQKYLLWLIRARTSKTQHWESPTKSLEKDIDTIWYSEYKKVTSDLNPKNIVLAFENSLNLSEKLFDELNIEPKLKEILHKIR; encoded by the coding sequence ATGACACAGTTACAAATGATTGACAAAACAAAATATATAGCTCAACAAGACGAAAATGTTTCCGCCGTTTTTATGTATGGTTCATTTACCAAAAACGAAGGAGACAAATATTCTGACATCGAATTTTACATCTTCTTGAAAAATAAAGAAAATTTCTCGACAGAAAAATGGGTAAATCAAATTCATCCTTTGGCTTTATATTTTACAAACGAATATGGAAGTGAAGTTGCTATTTTCGAGAATATGGTCAGAGGAGAATTCCATTTTTTAAAAACGGAGGAAATTGAAATTATCAAATCTTGGGACGGAATTGTTGAATTTAGCGATTTTGACCAAATGAACCTAACCGACAAAGATGGACTTTTAACGAAAACGCTTAATCAAATCAAAACGAAATCGCCCGAAAGAATAACAAATGAAAATATTTTGTGGTTAAGCCAATCATTACTGAATGTTGTACTGACAACAAGCAACTTGATTAAACGAGAAGAATTTGCTCACGCTCATCACAGTTTATCAAATGTGCAGAAATACTTGCTTTGGCTTATAAGAGCAAGAACAAGCAAAACGCAACATTGGGAAAGTCCGACTAAAAGTCTCGAAAAGGACATTGACACGATTTGGTATTCAGAGTATAAAAAAGTAACATCAGATTTAAATCCCAAAAACATCGTTTTGGCTTTTGAGAACTCATTAAATTTATCGGAAAAACTATTTGATGAACTAAATATTGAACCCAAACTGAAAGAAATCCTACACAAAATAAGATAA
- the cmk gene encoding (d)CMP kinase, whose product MKENLIIAIDGYSSTGKSSMSKIIAKNLGYTHIDSGAMYRAVTLYAFQHQYIAENKIDETSLIANLSNIKIEFIQDSLTQKNLTYLNGINVEDEIRTMQVSKMVSPISEIPAVRDYCVALQQQMGEKGGIVMDGRDIGTTVFPKADVKIFVTASPEVRAKRRFLEYQQQGKDIPLDEVLKNVNERDYIDSHRDYSPLRKAGDAIEVDNSQMNLEETVDKVMQIIESKF is encoded by the coding sequence ATGAAAGAAAATTTAATTATTGCAATCGACGGATATTCTTCTACCGGAAAAAGTTCGATGTCAAAAATTATTGCAAAAAATCTTGGTTATACTCACATTGATAGTGGTGCAATGTATCGCGCCGTAACCTTATATGCGTTTCAGCATCAGTATATTGCTGAGAATAAAATTGATGAAACATCATTAATAGCCAATTTATCTAACATTAAGATAGAATTTATACAAGATTCTTTAACACAAAAGAATTTAACATACCTGAATGGAATAAATGTTGAAGATGAGATTCGCACCATGCAAGTTTCTAAAATGGTTAGTCCAATTTCCGAAATTCCTGCAGTTCGCGATTATTGCGTGGCTTTACAGCAACAGATGGGCGAAAAAGGTGGTATTGTGATGGACGGTCGCGATATCGGAACAACAGTTTTTCCAAAAGCTGATGTCAAGATTTTTGTAACAGCTTCGCCAGAAGTACGAGCAAAGCGTCGCTTTTTAGAATATCAGCAGCAAGGAAAAGACATTCCGTTAGATGAGGTACTAAAAAATGTGAACGAAAGAGATTATATCGATTCTCACCGTGATTATTCACCCCTTCGCAAAGCAGGTGATGCCATAGAAGTTGACAATTCGCAGATGAATCTCGAAGAAACAGTCGATAAAGTGATGCAAATTATCGAGTCAAAATTTTAA